From a region of the Nonlabens sp. Hel1_33_55 genome:
- a CDS encoding sodium:solute symporter family protein: MVLEFVDFAIIIGFFVISLVVGIVVSRKSSKSADSFFLSGRNMPWWLLGVSMVATTFAADTPNLVAGIVRTTGVAGNWEWWAFLLTGMLTVFFYARLWRRSGITTDLEFYELRYDGKSAAFLRGFRAIYLGVIFNVIIMGTVCLAAIKIGHVMFGFTAGRTLIIASVVTVAYSLLGGLKGVLITDFIQFIIAMVGSIWATVYILDLPQIGGMQNLITHPNVADKINLLPDFSNTDLLMGIFIIPIAVQWWSTWYPGAEPGGGGYVAQRMLAAKDEKNATWAVLFFNLAHYALRPWPWIIIGLASLIIYPNLDALATAFPNLGSQFIKNDLSYPAMLTFLPAGLLGLVVTSLVAAFMSTISTHLNWGSSYIVNDFYARFINKTASEKQKIITGRISIIIMMVLAGLLALVLEEAKDAFDLVIQIGAGSGLLFILRWFWYRINPWSEITAMLVSFLMAIAFFINARLDGALFPDMAGYEKICLNVLVTSIAWLTVTFFTQPSGKYKLAAFDKAIFGNESKFHNFQYKTIAFLLGVAGVYSLLFAIGKLIYGQTTIGLVMIMVFTGCSIGILSMRKKLF, encoded by the coding sequence ATGGTATTAGAATTTGTTGATTTCGCAATAATCATTGGATTTTTTGTGATTTCGCTAGTGGTGGGAATAGTCGTTTCCCGCAAAAGCTCCAAAAGTGCCGACTCCTTTTTCCTTTCTGGTCGTAATATGCCCTGGTGGTTACTGGGTGTATCCATGGTAGCTACCACCTTTGCAGCAGATACTCCTAACCTTGTGGCGGGAATCGTTAGAACAACTGGTGTCGCAGGAAACTGGGAATGGTGGGCTTTTTTGCTTACAGGAATGCTGACCGTTTTCTTCTATGCAAGATTGTGGCGCCGTAGTGGTATTACTACAGATCTCGAATTCTATGAGTTGAGATATGATGGTAAGAGTGCGGCATTTTTGAGAGGATTTCGTGCGATTTATCTAGGTGTGATCTTCAACGTTATCATCATGGGAACCGTCTGTCTAGCAGCGATTAAAATAGGTCACGTGATGTTTGGGTTTACCGCTGGACGCACTTTAATCATTGCAAGTGTGGTGACGGTGGCATATTCGCTTCTAGGTGGTTTGAAAGGTGTTCTTATTACAGATTTTATTCAGTTCATTATTGCCATGGTAGGTTCTATCTGGGCAACGGTTTACATTTTAGACCTACCGCAAATAGGCGGTATGCAAAATCTTATCACACATCCCAACGTGGCAGATAAGATCAACCTCCTACCCGACTTTTCAAATACAGATCTACTCATGGGAATCTTCATCATTCCCATTGCTGTTCAATGGTGGAGCACCTGGTATCCAGGCGCCGAACCTGGTGGCGGTGGCTACGTTGCACAGCGTATGCTCGCGGCCAAAGATGAAAAGAATGCCACCTGGGCGGTACTTTTCTTTAATCTGGCACATTATGCATTGAGACCATGGCCGTGGATCATTATAGGTCTGGCTTCCTTAATTATCTACCCTAATCTTGACGCGTTAGCAACAGCTTTTCCTAATCTAGGCAGCCAATTCATTAAAAACGACCTAAGTTACCCAGCTATGTTGACGTTTTTGCCAGCCGGTCTTTTGGGACTTGTAGTCACGTCATTAGTGGCTGCTTTTATGAGTACGATTTCAACGCACCTCAATTGGGGTTCCAGCTACATTGTCAATGACTTCTACGCCAGGTTCATCAACAAAACAGCGAGCGAAAAGCAAAAGATTATTACCGGTCGTATATCCATTATTATCATGATGGTACTTGCAGGGTTGCTGGCGCTGGTACTGGAAGAGGCAAAAGATGCTTTCGACCTCGTCATACAGATAGGTGCAGGTTCTGGGTTGTTATTTATCCTGCGATGGTTCTGGTACCGCATCAATCCATGGTCTGAGATTACTGCAATGCTAGTGTCATTTCTCATGGCGATAGCATTCTTCATTAATGCACGACTGGATGGTGCACTATTTCCAGATATGGCTGGATATGAGAAGATTTGTCTAAATGTACTGGTCACAAGTATCGCCTGGCTCACCGTTACGTTTTTCACCCAACCCAGCGGCAAGTATAAGCTAGCGGCTTTTGATAAGGCAATTTTTGGCAATGAGTCCAAGTTTCACAACTTTCAGTATAAAACCATTGCGTTTCTTTTAGGTGTTGCCGGAGTTTATAGTTTGCTTTTTGCCATAGGTAAATTAATTTATGGGCAAACCACCATCGGTTTAGTTATGATAATGGTCTTTACGGGTTGTTCCATCGGGATTCTTTCCATGAGGAAAAAGTTGTTCTAG
- a CDS encoding N-acetylglucosamine kinase, with amino-acid sequence MILLTDSGSTKCDWIALSDDGEQLFKARTRGMNPAILSVEDLQQRLEESEDLVKNRDKATKVYFYGAGCGTEKPRMALQALLTTYFKNADVVVKEDTAAAVYAAVGDEPGVVCILGTGSNCCYSDGKKLHQKVVSLGYTLMDEASGNWYGKELIRDYYFKNMPENLRKEFSAAYDMSDDHIKYNLYKQPNPNAFLAGHAEFIFQHLDERYIKKLLRRGLRKFSRNMILQFHEEIKSCEVHFVGSIAHFAKSRIQQVAEEFDYEVGNIVRRPIDGLVEYHRSKLNA; translated from the coding sequence ATGATATTATTAACTGACAGTGGATCAACAAAATGTGATTGGATAGCCTTATCTGATGATGGCGAGCAATTGTTTAAGGCTCGTACAAGAGGTATGAATCCAGCTATTCTATCTGTGGAAGATTTACAACAGCGATTAGAAGAAAGTGAGGATCTAGTAAAAAACAGAGACAAAGCCACCAAGGTCTATTTCTATGGAGCTGGTTGCGGTACTGAAAAACCTAGAATGGCGCTTCAAGCTTTGTTAACCACCTATTTCAAGAATGCTGATGTTGTGGTAAAAGAAGATACTGCCGCCGCTGTATATGCCGCGGTAGGCGATGAGCCAGGTGTGGTATGTATTCTGGGAACTGGATCCAATTGTTGTTATTCAGATGGTAAAAAATTGCATCAAAAGGTAGTCTCGTTAGGATATACCTTAATGGATGAAGCCAGTGGGAACTGGTATGGAAAGGAACTGATAAGAGATTACTATTTTAAAAACATGCCAGAGAATTTGAGAAAGGAATTTTCTGCAGCTTATGATATGAGCGATGATCATATCAAGTATAATCTATACAAGCAACCTAATCCAAATGCTTTCCTCGCAGGACATGCTGAATTTATATTTCAACATCTTGATGAGCGTTATATCAAAAAATTACTACGCCGTGGCCTACGTAAATTTTCTAGGAACATGATCTTACAGTTTCATGAAGAAATTAAATCCTGTGAAGTTCATTTCGTAGGAAGTATTGCACACTTTGCAAAAAGTCGTATTCAGCAAGTGGCAGAAGAATTTGATTATGAAGTTGGAAATATTGTTAGAAGACCCATTGATGGTCTCGTAGAATACCATCGTAGCAAGTTGAATGCCTAG
- a CDS encoding low temperature requirement protein A, giving the protein MENRKATWLELFFDLIFVVALGKVTHILAETDQSFISLETAVTFVVLFLPFWWVWTLHTSFSNRIKCDRTLHKVLTLLLMFLLIILSTTLNEGIENDHVTFLIIYGIVKLCAAVIYITDIMAVNDREISKRIVAAIIGGTLLALSGIFLHYEIAAIVLVISIILEIVIIQTALNASKATQPVNKEHLVERIGLLAIVLLGESVISLSYGLTKVEWAPMNITAGILGFSIIAMIWWIYFGSLRFLIESGRDKYGTGIIYSQLFVFMSFSVLANTIRHAILNDLDLYDFRIMAISGMILLYVGKQTAYAINRPQYMKSRIIRTAVVLAIAGVSLLLPKAEFILAGIVLSFLVYILMTYRDQESHENDIMEDHTS; this is encoded by the coding sequence ATGGAAAATAGAAAGGCCACCTGGCTCGAACTCTTCTTTGATCTGATTTTTGTGGTTGCTCTAGGTAAAGTGACTCACATTCTTGCAGAAACTGATCAATCTTTCATATCGCTAGAGACCGCGGTTACATTTGTTGTTTTGTTCCTTCCATTCTGGTGGGTATGGACATTGCACACGTCTTTCTCCAATCGTATTAAATGCGATCGAACTCTGCACAAGGTATTGACATTGCTATTGATGTTCCTGCTGATAATCTTGTCCACGACCCTAAACGAAGGCATAGAAAACGATCACGTTACTTTTCTTATAATTTATGGAATCGTGAAATTATGTGCTGCCGTGATTTACATTACAGACATCATGGCTGTCAATGACAGGGAAATAAGCAAGAGGATTGTGGCTGCAATAATAGGCGGCACCTTACTGGCGCTTTCAGGCATCTTTTTGCATTATGAAATAGCTGCTATTGTTCTAGTGATAAGTATTATTCTTGAGATCGTGATTATCCAGACGGCATTGAATGCAAGCAAGGCCACCCAACCTGTTAATAAGGAACATTTGGTAGAACGCATAGGCCTACTCGCTATCGTATTGCTGGGAGAATCTGTAATAAGTCTGTCCTATGGGCTCACCAAAGTGGAATGGGCTCCCATGAATATCACCGCGGGAATTCTAGGATTTTCCATCATAGCGATGATTTGGTGGATATACTTTGGCTCCTTAAGATTTCTTATAGAAAGTGGCAGGGATAAATATGGTACTGGTATTATTTATTCCCAGTTATTTGTATTCATGTCCTTTTCAGTTCTAGCAAATACTATTAGACATGCCATTCTCAACGATCTGGATCTATATGATTTTAGAATCATGGCGATATCTGGAATGATATTGCTCTATGTGGGTAAACAAACTGCCTATGCCATCAACAGACCGCAGTATATGAAAAGTAGAATTATTAGAACTGCCGTTGTCCTTGCAATAGCTGGAGTATCACTTTTATTACCAAAAGCAGAGTTCATCCTAGCTGGAATCGTTCTTTCCTTTTTGGTTTATATATTAATGACATATCGAGATCAGGAAAGCCATGAAAACGATATCATGGAAGACCATACTAGTTAG
- the katG gene encoding catalase/peroxidase HPI codes for MKYIDNPENLEKCPFRGTRIGGAMGTPPLSDDWWPNRLQVSMLHHDQPIANPLSDEDYKKAFNSLDYEQLKKDIKEALTSSQDWWPADYNNYGPQMIRMAWHSAGTYRIADGRGGAGQAMQRFAPINSWWDNGNIDKSRRLIWPIKKKYGAALSWADLIVLTGNCSLEIMNFPTLGFAGGRRDAWEPDRSTYWGPEFWDGKPFDEHPRSTDRLGHPDEMVSPELRWVGGPKEEYHDLENPLAATHSNLIYVNPEGPGGNMDPMDSARNIRESFKRMAMDDEETVALVAGGHAFGKSHGAVPAAKIGAAPEAASIEEQGFGWHNPVGTGNAEYTSTNGIEGSWTPNPTQWDNDYLTNLFKFEWHQKKSPAGAGQWTPTDPNAPKTPDAHIDGKMDDLMMMTSDIALKVDPAYRKVCEKFMNDFDYFTQAFAKAWYKLTHRDMGPKDRYLGPEVPEQDFLWQDPVPSCDHELINDADIDELKKRILDSGLSISALVSAAWSAASVYRHSDKRGGANGARIALQPQKDWEMNRPEELNRVIGALEVIKNDFNSPQVGNKKVSLADLIVLGGCAAIEVAAKDGGNAIKVPFTPGRMDTTQDQTDVESFDWLKPVSDGFKNYHNNGVGYRVNPERIFMDRANLLNLSAPEWTVLTGGLRVLGQNYDHSAHGVFTERPGQLTNDFFQVLTSMDYEWKPKSSSKLLFDINDRKDGSTKYTATRCDLIFGSNSQLRNIAEVYAADDAQEKFVQDFVKAWDKVMMLDRYDVKDD; via the coding sequence ATGAAATACATAGATAACCCAGAGAATTTAGAAAAATGTCCCTTTAGAGGCACACGCATAGGTGGCGCGATGGGAACACCGCCATTATCAGATGATTGGTGGCCCAACCGTTTGCAAGTAAGCATGTTGCACCATGACCAACCTATTGCAAATCCATTAAGCGATGAAGATTATAAAAAGGCATTCAACAGCCTTGATTATGAACAGTTGAAAAAAGATATTAAGGAAGCACTTACTAGCTCACAAGACTGGTGGCCGGCAGATTATAACAACTATGGACCACAGATGATACGTATGGCTTGGCATAGTGCCGGTACATACCGAATAGCAGATGGTCGTGGTGGTGCTGGACAAGCTATGCAGCGTTTTGCTCCTATCAATTCGTGGTGGGACAATGGAAACATTGATAAATCCAGAAGATTGATCTGGCCAATAAAGAAAAAATATGGTGCTGCTCTTTCATGGGCAGATTTGATTGTACTTACCGGTAACTGTTCTTTGGAGATAATGAATTTCCCAACCTTAGGTTTTGCTGGTGGTCGTCGTGATGCTTGGGAACCAGATCGCAGCACGTACTGGGGTCCTGAATTCTGGGATGGAAAACCATTTGATGAACATCCAAGATCCACAGATCGCTTAGGTCATCCCGATGAGATGGTGAGTCCAGAATTGCGCTGGGTAGGTGGACCAAAAGAAGAATACCATGATTTAGAGAATCCGCTGGCGGCGACTCATTCCAATTTAATTTATGTAAATCCAGAAGGACCTGGCGGTAACATGGATCCAATGGATTCTGCTCGTAATATCAGAGAATCATTCAAGCGTATGGCGATGGATGATGAAGAAACAGTTGCTTTAGTAGCTGGTGGACACGCCTTTGGGAAAAGCCATGGTGCCGTGCCTGCTGCTAAAATAGGTGCTGCCCCAGAAGCTGCTTCAATAGAGGAGCAAGGCTTTGGATGGCACAATCCAGTAGGAACAGGAAACGCAGAATACACAAGTACCAATGGTATTGAAGGATCATGGACTCCCAATCCTACTCAATGGGATAATGACTACTTGACCAACTTATTCAAGTTTGAGTGGCATCAAAAGAAAAGTCCAGCAGGTGCTGGTCAGTGGACGCCTACAGATCCCAATGCTCCTAAAACTCCAGATGCACACATTGATGGAAAAATGGACGATTTGATGATGATGACATCAGATATTGCTTTAAAGGTAGATCCTGCCTATCGCAAGGTTTGTGAGAAGTTCATGAATGATTTTGATTATTTCACTCAGGCATTTGCGAAAGCCTGGTACAAACTAACACACCGCGATATGGGTCCTAAAGACCGATATCTAGGTCCTGAAGTGCCTGAACAGGATTTCTTGTGGCAAGATCCAGTGCCATCTTGCGATCATGAATTGATCAATGATGCAGATATAGATGAGTTGAAAAAAAGAATTTTAGATTCAGGTCTGAGTATTTCGGCGTTGGTTTCTGCGGCATGGTCTGCAGCTTCTGTTTATCGCCATTCTGACAAACGTGGTGGTGCTAATGGTGCGAGAATAGCCCTGCAACCACAGAAGGATTGGGAAATGAATCGACCTGAGGAATTAAACCGAGTGATAGGTGCTCTAGAAGTCATCAAAAATGATTTCAATAGTCCACAAGTAGGAAACAAAAAAGTTTCCCTAGCTGACCTTATTGTCCTTGGCGGATGTGCTGCAATCGAAGTAGCGGCAAAAGATGGTGGTAATGCCATCAAAGTTCCGTTTACTCCAGGAAGAATGGATACCACTCAAGATCAAACCGATGTGGAAAGTTTTGACTGGCTCAAACCAGTTTCTGACGGGTTTAAAAATTACCACAATAACGGTGTAGGTTATCGAGTAAATCCAGAAAGAATCTTTATGGACCGCGCTAATCTATTGAATCTATCAGCTCCAGAATGGACGGTATTGACTGGTGGTCTACGAGTATTGGGTCAGAACTATGATCATTCTGCACATGGTGTTTTTACAGAACGTCCAGGTCAGTTGACAAACGACTTTTTCCAGGTGCTGACGAGTATGGATTACGAGTGGAAGCCTAAAAGCTCCAGTAAACTATTGTTTGATATCAATGACCGCAAAGACGGATCTACCAAATACACCGCTACTCGCTGTGACTTGATCTTCGGCTCGAACTCACAATTGCGCAACATCGCAGAAGTTTATGCTGCTGATGACGCACAAGAAAAGTTTGTTCAAGATTTTGTCAAGGCTTGGGATAAAGTAATGATGCTTGATCGCTATGACGTCAAGGATGATTAA
- a CDS encoding GlcG/HbpS family heme-binding protein, translated as MNITLAQAEKMISSAKSKATEIDTKMNIAVVDSGANLIAFARMDGAWLGSLDISIKKAKTARFFDMNTGQIGELSQPGGPLFNIEHSNLGLITFPGGIPVKDASGNIIGAIGVSGSSVENDHTVAEAGTKAIS; from the coding sequence ATGAACATTACACTAGCCCAGGCAGAAAAAATGATTTCAAGTGCAAAATCTAAAGCCACTGAAATAGATACAAAAATGAATATTGCAGTGGTAGACTCTGGTGCAAATCTTATTGCGTTTGCAAGAATGGATGGCGCCTGGTTAGGATCTTTAGATATATCCATTAAAAAGGCTAAAACCGCTCGCTTCTTTGATATGAATACAGGGCAAATAGGGGAACTTTCACAGCCCGGTGGACCACTATTCAATATAGAACACTCCAACTTAGGACTTATAACTTTTCCCGGAGGTATCCCTGTGAAAGATGCTTCTGGTAACATTATTGGCGCTATCGGCGTGAGTGGAAGTTCTGTAGAAAATGACCATACTGTAGCCGAGGCTGGAACAAAAGCGATCTCATAA
- the fdhA gene encoding formaldehyde dehydrogenase, glutathione-independent → MATNKGIVYIKPGVVEVQDISYPKLALGDRKCHHGVILKVVATNICGSDQHMVRGRTTAPSGLILGHEITGLVIEKGRDVEFMDIGDLVSVPFNIACGRCRNCKEQQTGICLNVNDERPGAAYGYVDMGGWLGGQSEYVMIPYADFNLLKLPNKDAAMEKIRDLTLLSDILPTGYHGAVTAGVKPGATVYVAGAGPVGLACAASCHLLGAAVVIVGDMIPERLEQARSFGCETVDLRKDATLGEQIEQILGIPEVDCTVDCVGFEAKGHGQNAEEQPATVLNDAMTVTRAGGGIGIPGLYVTGDPGAKTEAAKAGSLSIRIGLGWAKSHHFHTGQCPVMQYNRNLMQAIMHDKIKIAEAVNVQVISLEDGPKGYADFDSGAAKKFVINPHGMEY, encoded by the coding sequence ATGGCAACTAATAAAGGTATAGTCTACATCAAACCAGGTGTAGTAGAAGTTCAAGATATTAGCTATCCTAAGCTAGCGTTGGGAGATCGTAAATGTCATCATGGCGTTATTCTCAAAGTAGTAGCAACAAATATTTGTGGTAGTGATCAACACATGGTTAGAGGTAGAACCACTGCGCCTTCGGGTCTCATTCTTGGTCATGAAATCACTGGGTTGGTTATTGAAAAGGGACGTGATGTAGAATTTATGGATATAGGAGATCTTGTATCTGTGCCATTTAATATCGCTTGCGGAAGATGTCGCAATTGTAAAGAACAACAAACGGGCATATGTCTTAATGTCAATGACGAGCGACCAGGAGCAGCTTATGGATATGTTGATATGGGTGGATGGTTAGGTGGTCAATCAGAATATGTAATGATTCCTTATGCAGATTTTAATCTTCTGAAGCTGCCAAACAAAGATGCTGCGATGGAAAAGATTCGCGATTTGACTTTGCTTTCTGATATTCTTCCTACTGGATATCATGGTGCTGTGACCGCTGGTGTAAAACCTGGAGCAACAGTTTATGTGGCAGGAGCTGGCCCAGTAGGTCTTGCCTGTGCTGCTTCCTGTCATTTACTCGGTGCAGCAGTGGTAATTGTTGGTGACATGATTCCCGAGCGTTTAGAACAAGCCAGAAGCTTTGGCTGTGAGACTGTGGATTTGAGAAAGGACGCGACTCTTGGTGAGCAAATCGAGCAAATATTAGGTATTCCCGAGGTTGATTGTACCGTGGATTGCGTCGGCTTTGAGGCAAAAGGTCACGGACAAAATGCAGAAGAGCAACCAGCAACAGTTCTTAATGACGCTATGACGGTTACAAGAGCTGGAGGTGGCATAGGTATTCCTGGACTTTACGTTACTGGAGATCCAGGAGCAAAAACCGAAGCGGCCAAAGCTGGTAGTTTAAGCATTAGAATAGGATTAGGTTGGGCAAAATCCCACCACTTCCATACAGGACAATGTCCTGTTATGCAATACAATCGCAACTTAATGCAAGCCATTATGCATGATAAAATCAAAATAGCCGAAGCGGTAAATGTCCAAGTCATAAGCCTTGAAGATGGACCTAAAGGCTATGCCGATTTTGATAGTGGTGCTGCAAAGAAATTTGTGATTAACCCGCATGGAATGGAGTATTAA
- the gap gene encoding type I glyceraldehyde-3-phosphate dehydrogenase, with the protein MSKKLRLGINGFGRIGRIVFRATLERENVEVVAINDLVDVEQLAYLLEYDSVHGRYGGTIEIKDGNLIIDGVHVRVTAERDPKNLKWDEVDVDVVADCTGIFTDLDTAQAHIDAGAKKVVISAPSKTAPMFVMGVNDSELTADHKIVSNASCTTNCLAPMAKILEDNFGIEEALMTTIHAATATQATVDGPSKKNYRLGRSAMNNIIPTSTGAAVAVTKVLPALKGKLTGMAFRVPTADVSVVDLTVKLSKDTSLEEINSAFAKAASGAMKGVVGYTDEPVVSQDFVSDARTSIYDAGAAIELNPSFYKLVSWYDNEFGYSNKLVDLAEKVNSL; encoded by the coding sequence ATGAGTAAGAAATTGAGATTAGGAATTAACGGATTTGGACGCATAGGACGCATCGTTTTTAGAGCAACACTAGAACGTGAGAACGTAGAGGTGGTAGCGATCAATGATCTTGTAGATGTAGAGCAACTTGCCTACCTATTGGAATATGATTCCGTTCATGGACGTTATGGTGGTACGATCGAGATCAAAGATGGAAATCTTATCATCGATGGTGTACACGTAAGAGTAACTGCAGAGCGTGATCCAAAAAACCTTAAATGGGATGAAGTAGATGTTGACGTTGTTGCAGATTGTACAGGAATCTTCACAGATCTTGACACGGCACAAGCTCACATCGATGCTGGTGCTAAGAAAGTAGTAATTTCTGCTCCTTCTAAAACGGCTCCTATGTTTGTTATGGGCGTTAACGATTCAGAATTGACCGCAGATCACAAGATTGTTTCAAATGCATCGTGTACGACCAACTGTCTTGCACCTATGGCTAAAATTCTTGAAGACAACTTTGGTATTGAAGAGGCATTGATGACTACCATCCACGCAGCTACTGCTACACAAGCAACGGTTGATGGACCTAGTAAAAAGAACTATAGATTAGGAAGAAGTGCGATGAATAATATCATCCCAACTTCTACAGGTGCTGCGGTTGCGGTAACTAAGGTACTTCCTGCTTTGAAAGGTAAATTGACTGGAATGGCGTTCCGTGTTCCAACGGCAGATGTTTCTGTGGTGGATCTTACCGTGAAACTTTCTAAGGATACCTCATTGGAAGAAATTAATTCCGCTTTCGCGAAAGCGGCATCAGGAGCAATGAAAGGTGTTGTAGGTTATACAGATGAGCCTGTTGTTTCCCAAGATTTCGTAAGTGATGCAAGAACCAGTATCTACGATGCTGGAGCAGCGATAGAGCTTAATCCATCCTTCTATAAGTTGGTGAGCTGGTACGACAATGAATTCGGTTATTCCAATAAATTAGTAGACCTAGCTGAAAAAGTAAATTCACTATAA
- the pfkA gene encoding 6-phosphofructokinase produces the protein MTKNIQKIGVMTSGGDSPGMNAAIRSVVRTCAYHKLECIGIYRGYQGLIEGDFKPMDARSVNNIINKGGTILKSARSKEFRTREGRDTAFAKAKQQGLDAIVVIGGDGSFTGAMIFSEENDFPVMGIPGTIDNDIYGTSSTLGYDTAINTVVEAIDKIRDTASSHNRLFFVEVMGRDVGNIALNAGVGAGAEEILIPEENLGRDRLLESLKRSRKSGKSSSIVVVAEGVESGENVFALKDYVEENLPEYEVRVSVLGHMQRGGSPSCWDRVLASRMGVKAVESLMEGDYNNMVGIQDTKIVLCPLEKAVKGKTDIDKELIRVSDIMTT, from the coding sequence ATGACAAAAAACATTCAGAAGATAGGAGTAATGACTTCTGGTGGTGATTCACCAGGTATGAACGCAGCAATACGTTCTGTAGTGCGTACGTGTGCCTATCACAAGCTAGAATGCATAGGAATATATAGAGGATATCAAGGGTTGATTGAAGGAGATTTTAAGCCCATGGATGCTCGTAGTGTGAACAACATCATCAATAAAGGTGGTACTATCTTAAAGAGTGCGAGATCTAAGGAATTTAGAACTAGAGAAGGTCGTGATACCGCTTTCGCGAAAGCGAAACAACAAGGACTTGATGCAATAGTAGTCATAGGTGGTGATGGTAGCTTTACAGGAGCCATGATATTCTCAGAGGAGAATGATTTCCCGGTGATGGGAATTCCAGGAACTATCGATAATGATATTTATGGAACCTCATCTACTTTGGGATATGATACTGCGATCAATACGGTAGTTGAAGCGATTGACAAAATCAGGGATACCGCAAGTTCTCATAACCGACTTTTCTTTGTTGAAGTTATGGGACGTGACGTAGGGAATATTGCCCTTAACGCTGGCGTTGGAGCAGGAGCAGAAGAGATCTTGATACCTGAAGAAAACCTGGGAAGAGACAGATTGCTCGAGAGCTTGAAACGTAGCCGTAAATCTGGTAAATCATCCAGTATCGTAGTAGTGGCAGAAGGCGTGGAGAGCGGCGAAAATGTATTTGCCCTTAAGGATTATGTGGAAGAAAATCTTCCAGAATATGAAGTACGTGTTTCCGTTTTGGGACACATGCAGCGTGGTGGTTCTCCATCCTGCTGGGATCGTGTGCTTGCGAGCCGCATGGGTGTGAAAGCCGTAGAAAGCCTAATGGAAGGCGATTATAATAATATGGTGGGAATTCAGGACACAAAAATTGTCCTTTGTCCGCTGGAGAAAGCAGTAAAAGGTAAAACAGACATTGATAAAGAATTGATAAGAGTAAGTGATATTATGACCACATAA
- a CDS encoding helix-turn-helix domain-containing protein, with amino-acid sequence MSIANIPEIYLNNKASEPDLFVYDFKMTNDVVKSKVNLGMNMFSFLQIGKKQIHFPGNSVAVNKDQSLLLKKGNWLWTELLETEEIYYCKLLFFSQDRIKEFLAKNCKKQQSAESSLPYFIIGNDDYIISYLNSLSEIGKLPNSLKQNLLSTKFDELLLYLINKYGSAFEKYLHSLILKEVSPFKKIVEAKLHFNLKLEEIAFLCNMSLSTFKRKFISEYGTSPGKWIQSQRLNKAKEALENKEVKPSDIYLDYGYNNLSNFSTAFKNKFGCSPSEI; translated from the coding sequence ATGTCCATAGCCAATATTCCTGAAATCTATCTTAACAATAAAGCAAGTGAACCAGACTTGTTTGTTTATGATTTCAAAATGACAAATGATGTGGTTAAGAGTAAAGTGAATCTTGGAATGAACATGTTCAGCTTTTTACAGATTGGTAAGAAACAGATTCATTTCCCAGGGAATTCGGTCGCGGTAAATAAAGACCAATCATTACTTTTAAAAAAAGGAAATTGGTTGTGGACAGAACTTTTAGAAACTGAAGAGATCTATTATTGTAAATTGCTTTTCTTCTCTCAAGATAGAATCAAAGAATTCTTAGCCAAAAATTGTAAAAAACAGCAATCCGCAGAATCATCGCTACCCTATTTTATTATAGGTAATGATGACTATATTATTTCTTACCTAAATTCATTATCAGAGATTGGAAAACTACCTAATTCTTTAAAACAAAACCTTCTGTCTACAAAATTTGATGAATTGCTACTCTATTTGATAAATAAATACGGCAGTGCTTTCGAAAAATATTTACATTCTTTGATTCTTAAAGAAGTTTCTCCATTCAAAAAAATCGTGGAAGCAAAACTTCATTTTAACTTGAAACTTGAGGAAATCGCATTTTTATGCAACATGAGTTTATCTACCTTCAAACGCAAATTTATAAGTGAATACGGTACATCACCAGGCAAATGGATTCAATCTCAAAGATTAAACAAAGCAAAGGAAGCTCTGGAAAATAAGGAAGTAAAACCTTCTGATATTTATCTAGATTATGGTTATAACAATTTGTCTAATTTCAGTACTGCTTTTAAAAATAAATTTGGATGTAGCCCTTCAGAAATTTGA